A DNA window from Malus domestica chromosome 12, GDT2T_hap1 contains the following coding sequences:
- the LOC103449592 gene encoding fasciclin-like arabinogalactan protein 16, with translation MDSQIYGRCLFFVLALVLSAAAATLPSNKSSTAAVNSNSVLVALLDSHYTELAELVEKALLLQTLEEAVGNHNVTIFAPKNEALERQLDPEFKRFLLEPGNLKSLQTLLMFHIIPSRIGSAQWPSGSGRHHKTLSGNHEHIHLTTHKPTGRKSVNSAQIIRPDDVTRPDGVIHGIEGLLIPRSVEDDFNRRRNLRTISAIHPEGAPEVDPRTHRLKKPAPPVPVGAPPVLPVYDALAPGPSLAPAPAPGPGGPKHHFDGESQVKDFIHTLLHYGGYNEMADILVNLTSLATEMGRLVSEGYVLTVLAPNDEAMAKLTTDQLSEPGAPEQIVYYHIIPEYQTEESMYNSVKRFGKVRYDTLRLPHKVVAQEADGSVKFGQGDVSAYLFDPDIYTDGRISVQGIDGVLYPTEEEAKAEKKSAPVVKVAAKPRRGKLMEVACRMLGAVGHDSHFSTCQ, from the exons ATGGACTCCCAGATCTATGGTCGCTGCCTCTTCTTCGTCTTAGCTCTCGTCCtctccgccgccgccgccacaTTGCCATCCAACAAATCCTCCACCGCGGCGGTCAACTCCAACTCCGTTCTCGTCGCCCTCCTCGACTCGCATTACACCGAGCTGGCCGAGCTCGTCGAGAAGGCCCTCCTCCTCCAGACCCTCGAGGAGGCCGTCGGCAACCACAACGTCACCATCTTCGCCCCAAAAAACGAGGCCCTCGAGCGTCAGCTCGACCCGGAATTCAAGCGGTTCCTTCTCGAACCGGGCAATCTGAAGTCCCTCCAGACGCTGCTCATGTTCCACATTATCCCCAGCCGCATCGGGTCGGCCCAGTGGCCTTCCGGGTCGGGTCGCCACCACAAGACCCTCTCCGGTAACCATGAGCACATTCATTTGACAACCCACAAGCCCACCGGCCGCAAATCGGTTAACTCTGCGCAAATCATCCGACCCGATGATGTGACCCGGCCCGACGGCGTCATCCACGGGATCGAGGGCCTCTTAATCCCTCGCTCCGTCGAGGACGACTTCAACCGGAGACGGAATCTTCGGACCATATCCGCCATTCACCCCGAGGGAGCTCCCGAGGTCGACCCCAGAACCCACCGCTTGAAGAAACCGGCTCCTCCGGTTCCAGTCGGGGCCCCACCAGTTCTGCCGGTTTACGACGCTTTGGCTCCCGGCCCGTCTCTAGCTCCAGCTCCCGCACCCGGACCCGGCGGGCCCAAACACCACTTCGACGGCGAGAGCCAGGTGAAGGACTTCATCCACACTCTCCTCCACTACGGCGGATACAATGAGATGGCGGACATTCTGGTGAATCTGACGTCTTTGGCGACGGAGATGGGGCGGTTGGTTTCGGAAGGGTACGTGCTGACGGTGCTGGCGCCGAACGACGAGGCGATGGCGAAGCTGACGACAGACCAGCTGAGCGAACCGGGGGCGCCGGAGCAGATTGTGTACTACCACATCATACCGGAGTACCAGACAGAGGAGAGTATGTATAATTCGGTAAAGAGGTTCGGGAAGGTGCGGTACGACACGCTGAGGCTGCCACATAAGGTGGTGGCGCAGGAGGCTGATGGGTCAGTGAAATTTGGGCAGGGTGACGTTTCGGCGTATTTGTTTGATCCCGATATTTATACGGACGGGAGGATATCGGTGCAGGGGATTGACGGGGTGCTTTATCCTACGGAGGAGGAGGCCAAGGCGGAGAAGAAATCTGCACCGGTTGTTAAGGTTGCTGCTAAGCCCAGGAGAG GGAAATTGATGGAAGTAGCTTGTAGAATGCTTGGAGCTGTTGGACATGATTCACACTTCTCTACTTGTCAATGA